aatgagcgggctgtcggattggccaggcagtcttggcagtccctcggtgaatacagtcggtgttccgctggtggctgtcgggggccgagtctactcgcactacctaacaGCTGCGGGCCTAAAATGGCGATGGCTTACGAGCTATGCccagtcaaggagaatttggcccgcttataacatagctcgaTCACGAGAGCGGCGGTCTGCAAgggacactggcccataggggaccatgccgctaggctcggcataccctacaattcgcattgccgaagttgcggagaaggaCGAGAAACCCTCATGAACTTTCTgtgcgattgcccagttctggCTAGAATCAgcctacggacactgggtaaaccattctttggggacctcaaagatATTTCTAGCAGCAGggtaggagagctgctttcctttgagaatgctacgggctggctctgaagatccgagccggctggactctgcctccctgctcccataacaacaatgACGgatttaggagtttgtggcatcaaaacggcgcaccacagcgctaattgggctcctcggagtggccactgatacctacctacccataaccaaatcattttttttcccTGCTTCCTTTCTAAGAacttaatttttggttttatttattcGACAGCTGCAAAAAAATTCTGCTTCTTTCTTTACTACCTGGAGGAAATGAGTGGCGATCCGGCAGCGGGTGGAGAGCTCACCTGCTTCCCTACTTCATGGCTGACGGGTATTCAGATGTTCTATGTGCCCTTGACCCGAATAGCTCGAGGAGGTGGTTACAGATTTGAAACGAGCAAAGCAGGGAATCGTAAACCGTTCaagatttcaaaacaaaattgaGCAGCTTCTAGAGAGGAAGTGCGCGGGTGTCGTCTTCGATAGCCGGGTGAAAATACGAGGTGGCACTGATGCGTGCAGGGCAAGGAGGCTACACAAGCAAGTGTGGCAGGGGTATGGAATGTGATTGCATACCCGTCGAGCAGGGACGAGATAGCTAGTTAGCCTGTGGTCATTGTGGTTAATGGATTGGTGTGTCGGTCTGTCGATGGTGTCTGAATGTGTGTTTGCTGTTGGCCAATGCCGCTTGGTCGCGATCGCACTgccgcacaccaatgcactgcatcgcATATGCGCACTAACAACAGACCTAATGAGCGGAATTTTTTCCGCGCATTTACCATTGACggtcgaacatgcgcaatggattttcgtcatcataaaatttcttacaATGTGTTGGAGCTGAATTCTGTATTTGGTCGTCTTGCTCCATGGCTGCATAAGAGTTAGACCTGCTCTCAGGAGGTGAATAATTTTGGGTCTTAGGTTGTTGTCGAATCACCCCCTTGGGACTGTTCTTGAAAAGAATGGTGGTCAGTGGCTTCCATTGCTTACGGCACTGATGCTAGTATTTCGAGTGGAGCAGCGATGTCCTGCCTATTAGCAGTGATGTACCAAGCAGCAGCAATTGTATCCAGAGAGGCAGGCCAACGATTTGAACTATCACACGCTACGATTCGAACTCTTGCAGAAGGGTGAAATATCTTAGTGTGCGAATGACTTCATACTCTCTGTCTGAAATTGATTGCAAAAAGGAGATTCTCTACATCGTCTGCGGGAACAATGGGCGCTGTACCGTGGTGGGTGCCGTGTATACTGCATAGTCTAGCCTGTTTGGAATTCGAACCTAAAGCTGACCATATTGGCACGATGCTGAAAGCTAACACTTGCTTTACACGAATTCTTCTGGGAATTCTTTTCGcgtagaaaaattatttttgtgcTAGTAGTTCGAGCAGCTTTTCTGCCTGTTATGTTCAACTATTAAAGTGAAGGCAATAGCGCATGTGGCTTATATCATTGCAGTATCTACCAGAACAACTAATCATATAAAAGGCTTTTGGAAATTTCTACACAACTAAATTTTTAGCTACGTATAAACAGAAACTCGTACAGTCAATGAACTTCACACAAGGAAAATCTTTCATAACTAAAGGGTCCAGCTTTGCGTTTCTCTTGTTATTTCGTAGCTATGAAGATAAATTTTAAACACTAATATTTCCTTTGAAAGACTTTATCAATCAAATACCATGAAAGGGTTAAATGGAttgattttctttcatttatggTGGAAAATGTATAAGAAGAATGCACATTCAATGGAGTGTTCATTTGATTTTGAACTTTGTACCGTTTCAGAATGGGGAAAGCCAACAGTTATCGCGCCTTGAAAACAACGTGGATTGCTTTGAGAATCTTAGGCTTGGATCCACCTGAAAGATACAAAACTCTGTATCAAGTATATTCGGTTTTCCTCAACTTCACTGTAACGTTCTATTATCCGTTCTCGATGTTCATCAACATGTTCCTACTCGATACGAAAAAGGAAGTTGTATCTAATTTAACTCTAACTTTATGTGTGCTTATCTGTAGCATCAAAATGTTCAACAATTTCACGAAACAAAAGGAGCTGCGGAAAATTCGTGAATATTTGACGAAGCTTGATGCGGATGTGAAAGTTGTAGCTGACGAGGAATATTTGGAGTACATAGTGAAAGTGTCGTTTCAATATTTTGCTTTATATGCATCAATGTACGGATTAGTTGCGGCGACTTGTGAACTTCCGGTGATGTTTGCACCAGAAAGGCGACTCCTTTATCCAGCATGGTTTCCTTGGGATTGGAAAAAATCCACTCGGACTTATATTGTACTTCACCTTTATCAACTTATTGGAATTTGCATTCAAATCTACCAGAACCTCCTCAATGACACCTTCCCTGGTATACTCATGTGGCTACTCAAAGGACATTTACATGTACTGAAATCCAGGATTGAGAGGCTTGGCTATGATAGAAATTTATCTGCTGATGAGAACTACAATGAATTAGTGGCTTGCATTGAACGCCATAAGCTTTGCTTGGAGTAAGtatgtatatttttaaaatatatatatgcaacACAACTTGTGGTATGACGAACTTCTGTGGAAACGCTTATCGGCTAACAGATCAATGGTGTTATGTTAATTTATCGcgaatgaaaattttgaaaacaaacgGAAAAATCATCCCCAGATACGGATAGGTTTCTCAATGATATCGAAAACAAAGTTCTTAGGCATGAGTGGAGTCTAATAGTGCGGAGACGTTGCTCATATGTGGAAATCGCTAGTTGAAAGATAGTGCGTCAATCATTGTTAATTACTGAGGGCTGCATATCTCAGGCGAAGTTATTTCAGACAAGCCAGTATTTGAGGTAGATAAAGCGCCCGGCGGGGCAGACCGTCTAATTAGTGAACGTTTTATTCACTATACAAAATGTATGCCCAACTACTTTTAAGGCCTGGACTGAAGTGATTGTGCCATCCGCTTTGTCGATACGTGAAGGGAGTACTCAAGCCGAGAGGCAGTCGGGTGGAGTGTGGATTGTTTGGACGTAACTAACCAAGCCGTATGGCTGACTTAACTGCTCTATATCATGCATTCATAGTTCTGAATATTAATCGGTAGAAGAAACGCTCACCAGCCAATCAATATGGAGTATTAATTGATGGAAGTGAGTTCAACAGGACCTCCTGTTGAGCCCGCATCTATAAGTAAATAGTTCAGTACCTAATCCCTATCTGGgactatttttgaaaaatttctctATAGTGGAGTGTGTTGTATTTTACACCTTAGTAAGTACCAACATCGGCAGTTACCAACCTTAATATGATTGAAGCGAGTGAGGAAGTTAATGTGATTGAAGTGACTTCTAAAATGTTGGATCGCTCAGTAAAATTGGTTTGAAGGCTCCTTGTAGTTATAAGAGGGCACATCACGTTCAGCTAGGTAATCAAATCATTAAATCAGTGAAGGGTTAAGTAGCAATTCCAGATGCTGTACGTGAGTGTTAAAATACAACCCCGCGTGAGTTTAGGTTCAAGACTCACGGTCATCCTTGCTTTTCAAATAGGTcggctaaaagggatagaaatttgaggggtagcaacctgcaaatttcgaaagtcTACTGGTACCGAAGACCTTTGATTTGTTTTAGGAGTATTTGCACAAGCCTCGCGAACGATATCAAGGTtccccagaatgctcactttctcgaACTCGAGCGGGAACGATTAAGCTGGATATTCCGGGCATAGGAAAAGTTAGATGATGGGACCCTGGAGTGCAATGCGCTTTTGTACTTCGAaaagccgagtggtagcagatgagaattcggtgtcgggttatttctgatggctaccgcaagacgcgctATCTTTACCTGGGAGCAACCGATATCGCACGAGCAATtcgattgaccactttgcgatcagcaatagatatAGGGGTTATTTTAGGAATGTACGTATCAAGAGAGGCACTGGCTTCGAATGGGGCCACTATTTGGTGGTCGCCTACATTCGCTCAGTTAAGGTGGCGCAACACCCAAGTTCAAAATCGCCCGCTTGAACAATCCTCTTGTCGTTCAACATCAACTTCGAGAAAGCGTACTCTGCGCAATGGatccattccggagaaactagtagctattaccagagcgatatatgatggcgcagAATGTCACGTACTACATccaggtaaaatctcaaagaaattcgggttccaaagcggagtccgcaagGGTTGCATCCttgcaccgatattattttttcttgttatcggtaacatATTTCGTGTTGCCTTGGCCGGAGTAGTTCAATACACTATTATATCTTCCCTCGaaaacctcgactacgctaatgacatctgtttattCTTTcaacgagtcatggaccttggcgacatggctctggatttgggagGACAGGCacgtagagttggactgaaaatagaTACCTACAAAACCAAACTTCTCAGTGTAGCTTATTGCACTCTTCCtgtttgcattaatgggtagataatcgaaagcatcgatcaatttgaatatctacaaaacgtggtttctgccgacggtggcgccGAACTCTTTGTCGTCCCACGCATTGTCACCGCCAGAGCCATTTTCACTCCCTTATTCAAAATTTGGGAATACGGTTATCTTAAGACCCAGATCACGTTAAGATTGTTCCGTGTGAATGTTCCTCCTGTAGAGGAAGAGTGCGGGCATCTCTGTAAATCCTGTGGAGAGGAAACGCATTTCGGGTAagtgcgaacgatggcgcgtagctgTGTTTTCCGTGCTATACCCCACAAGGGAAGAATAGCAGCCATATATAAAATTCAACCTCCCTATAATGGTATTTTAATAACTACAATATAATGGCTCGAAATatcaaaattgagtttttgCGGAACAAGGTAGCAAGATAAACGAAAGACATCTCCAAGAATATTAACATATTTCTCAGTGTACGTGCCAAGAATGGATAATAATCAAAATTCTCCTAAATGAAAGTGAATAAGAATTTTGTATAGATGAtgatgtaaattttgaaaagactCTGCCGCGCCACATGTTTGAGGTGTTTTGAAACTACAGTCACTGCAAGACTGTCGTACCAGGAAAGCCTATACGAGATGTAAATTGTGATTAAGGGAGCTCAGTGGTCAGGTACATCCAATTTGATCAAAGCGACTTAATCCAACTCCATTTGcttgaatgaaaaaaattccTTATATCTAATTTTACCAACGCACAAAAATGTTTAATGGTTTGGTTCTCCacaatttgcaacaagagccgctATGTCCTACGAAATGAACACCTTTGAAAACCATTAGGAAGTTCTCCTGCTTAAAACCAGTTGATTATCTTAGTGCATTTGCTTTCAGAATGCCTTCGGTCGAGCAAGTTAGCCTGGTGGTTCTTTTGAGTGTAGTGTTAACTGACCCGCCGAACCATTTCCCTCATCAATGAACTATTTGTAAGAATACGTCCGTATCTGCCCCACAGTGTTGGCTGATTTGTGTCAACCTTGTTTAGGTCTgcgatttcatcatcattatcaacggcacaacatcCGCGATCCGGTATAAGCCTACCTTAAAAAGGCACTCCAAATATCCCgatttttgcgccgaggtccaataaTTCGGtattcctaaaagttgtctggcgtcttggcctacgccatagttccatctcaggtaggattTGCCACGTAactatagatattacccttgtaGAATTTAcggactggatcatcttcatccatatggattaagtgacccgccaactcCAACCAACACAATGCAGTGatatcgcttataaatttcgttgcGTATTGCCAGATATTCTTCGAAGGactcttctcccgaacgcgggaAAGAGTTcatcatttttcttgctaaaaactcaGGCCTTCGAAGAATAcacaaggactggcaagatcattgtcttctaagcgctttgaccctatggtgagacgtttcgagcggaacagcttctGTAAGTGCGGATTTCATCTGGGTAGCTGTTAACGGTTGTGGTTTCGacccggtctcaaagttgtatttgctGCTCTTATTTTACCAGCGCTATTTGATGTGGTTGCCTATTTGGTTTTGATTTCTAGTGACGTTGTCAACATATTTGCCTCCattgcctccattgatgtgcagctcaagatcttgcCTCAATTGCCgtggcagtttgtacatctttgGTAGTTCCTgccgtgatgtcgatgtcgtcagcataacccagtagttgggtggttcACTGCATTTGCTTCAGCatggcggatcactttttccagagcaAAATAAAAAGGGTATACGATTGAGCATCTtcctgtcttagaccgttgttaatgtcgaatggtctccagggtgatcctgccgcttttatctcgCATCGtatattgatcagggtcagtctagtcagtcttatcgatttcgtcgGGATTCCGAATTTTCtgatgaccgtgtacagttttacactggctaCGCCATCATTGGAgccttgaagttgatgaaaatgtggtgcaactgatggccgtttctcaacagttttttcatcgtttgctgtagagagaaaatctgatctgttaatatgcgccaataatgttctgagcgtgtggggctatccgaccgagcaagatagcggggaatatctggcagatagtactcagcaacgtaatatccCTGTAATCGCTGCGTTGCGTGAtgccttcctttttatgtacgggACGGATAATGCCCTTTGAACACCTTGAGtcgactccatatttaaccagttcggctttaactccatcggctcctggcgacttatgatttttaaattgatgaattgcacgggctgctTTCTATAGCTTGacggtggcagtatttctccgtTGTTTTCAAttgtctgtcggaaatcagatttccctctttgtctcagcaggatgagcatcatggGCTATCGGACTGCATCCtactgacttgctggtaaatcTTCCGCGCCCTTCGAGTTcatagatctgttggttctcccaggcttccattttccgtctatgaagtagcttctccgctcgacaaagTTGGTGGTAAATATCCGCGCggggccgcgttctttgagaatgcgccattttttcgtttcgttgctagcttatatccATCATCGAtgcagccattccgacttttttgcgattAGGGCAAAGTATGTTTGCGGTAGCgctctttaggtgattgtgaagatcgtttggtGATGCTTTACGAGCAGGACCTCTGTTAGCTACGGTTATCGCGCCATCCGCTTTACCCATATAGGTGTGGGGGaggggggattctaggtggtgttgttactccatagatagtgatccgagtctatattggccccctatatattctgatattcatcGACACTGaaaggtgacggcgttcaatcaacacgaggtcaatttggttgaaagtggttccttccggagaggcccacgtttgtttttgAACTGCATTCCACGCAactcccaacaaccattttgtgcgatactgctgattgaattgaattctcattggtattcttatgtaagctacgagaggcaacatatcgcctgaattaCGGGTTGCGCCCTTACTTCGCTGTTAAAAACTTGAAGTAAGATTTTAATATCATCCTTGAGGTATGatggttctttctactgcctagtagaaggtatctttctccgactttcCAGTCTTTTGTGTAGGGGCGCCAACGTTATGGGGCATATATATCTAAGTTTGtttcgcaagcacagagtgcataacTTTCGCTTACCTTTTCAAAGcgaataacagcaggtttaatttttaagCTGGCTGAAAtgtctactccgagcacatggtttactggatgaccactaaaATGTGTATAGTGTAGTGGCTCGTCCCCaagagaccgctccctgttcagcgcatctcttgtaacgttaTTACATCAATTTTATGCGATCTAGCTTCCTTTTATATGCCGGACACTTATTACCGCCTTTATATGGTGTTCGCCATTCCTCATTTCGTTTCTTGGTTTTTTGGGCTGACTTTTTGGTAGGCAtctaatttttaaaagttatttGTTAGAAATGCTCGGCAGTTTAAATGTCATGAGTACGTTGAATTATTTCTGACAAATACTCGCTACTGATGCACCAAATTAGTTTGGATTTAAGGATTTTCAGATCTGAACGGATTTCCCTCTAAAGAATggcaaattaaatttctttcttatatttcaaattatatttctgttttctcaaaatgataaGGTTGGTTATAATTCAACTGTAAAATTACAAATAAATCAATGCAGCAAGTTTTGGTGAAAAACGCTAGCAACTGACTgtcaacttcaattatttttttttcaatttttcctaaTTAGATATCAAGgtctactccgccacggagaacaccggtggtggcatctgtcaatcaaattaacaacattcgaaataaatttcgaatgttattaACCCTGCTGTGCCAGATCAGAAAcagtttttttggttttataCAATATTGTGTGGTCAATACacgttgaacatttttttttcgattatgATAAAagaccgtgtccggatagccg
The window above is part of the Hermetia illucens chromosome 3, iHerIll2.2.curated.20191125, whole genome shotgun sequence genome. Proteins encoded here:
- the LOC119651872 gene encoding odorant receptor 2a-like isoform X2, with protein sequence MGKANSYRALKTTWIALRILGLDPPERYKTLYQVYSVFLNFTVTFYYPFSMFINMFLLDTKKEVVSNLTLTLCVLICSIKMFNNFTKQKELRKIREYLTKLDADVKVVADEEYLEYIVKVSFQYFALYASMYGLVAATCELPVMFAPERRLLYPAWFPWDWKKSTRTYIVLHLYQLIGICIQIYQNLLNDTFPGILMWLLKGHLHVLKSRIERLGYDRNLSADENYNELVACIERHKLCLEFRKLCENLISSVLVIQFICTEVTLCMTAIYIFFVGDNLMEVVYLSCYFISMILEITLCCYCGSEMVEESYHFTTGLYQCNWMDQNLKFRKVLKSAYSLFAVLNRVA
- the LOC119651872 gene encoding odorant receptor 2a-like isoform X1, which translates into the protein MGKANSYRALKTTWIALRILGLDPPERYKTLYQVYSVFLNFTVTFYYPFSMFINMFLLDTKKEVVSNLTLTLCVLICSIKMFNNFTKQKELRKIREYLTKLDADVKVVADEEYLEYIVKVSFQYFALYASMYGLVAATCELPVMFAPERRLLYPAWFPWDWKKSTRTYIVLHLYQLIGICIQIYQNLLNDTFPGILMWLLKGHLHVLKSRIERLGYDRNLSADENYNELVACIERHKLCLEFRKLCENLISSVLVIQFICTEVTLCMTAIYIFFVGDNLMEVVYLSCYFISMILEITLCCYCGSEMVEESYHFTTGLYQCNWMDQNLKFRKVLIIFMQHSQKPWTIFAGGVISVTLSTWMTVLKSAYSLFAVLNRVA